In Leifsonia sp. PS1209, the genomic stretch CGATGTCGTGGAGGATCGCCGCCAACCGCAGCACGAGGTCGGGCGCCTCGCCGGGGTGCCGCTCCTTCTCGTAGCCGATCGCCTGGTCGAGCACCGTGAGGCTGTGCTGGTAGACGTCTTTGTGGTGGTGGTGCTCGTCGATCTCCAGCCGCAGCGCCGGGATCTCCGGGATGACCTGGGCGGCGAGGCCGGTGGCGACCAGCAGCTCGATGCCCGGCCGAGGGTCGTCCGTGCAGAGCAGCTTGCTGAGCTCGTCCCGCACCCGTTCGGCGCTCACGATCTCGATGCGCCCGGCGAGCTCCGCCATCGCATCCTTCGTCTCGTCGTCGACGGTGAAGCCGAGCTGCGACGTGAACCGGGCGGCGCGCATCATGCGCAGCGGGTCGTCGCCGAACGAGACGGCGGGGGTGCTCGGCGTCGTGAGCGTGCGGCTCAGCAGGTGCTCGACACCACCGGACGGGTCGACCAGCTTCACCTCCGGGATGCGCAGGGCGAGCGCGTTCACGGTGAAGTCGCGGCGGAGGAGGTCGCCTTCGAGCGTGTCGCCGAACTCCACATCCGGCTTCCTCGTCTCGCCGTCGTAGCTGTCTGTGCGGTATGTGGTGATTTCGACCGTGTCGTCACCGAACCGCGCGCCGATCGTGCCGAACTGTCGGCCGATGTCCCAGACGGCGTCGGCGAGCGGGGACACGACACGCAGGATGTCGTCCGGCCGCGCGTCGGTCGTGAAGTCGAGGTCGTGCACCGGCCGGTCGAGCAGAGCATCCCGGACAGGACCCCCGACCAGCGCCAGCTCGTAGCCCGCTCCGGAGAACGCGGAGGCCAGCGTTGCGACGGTCGCCGAACGGGCGAGGTCGCCGAGGCGGGCGAGGGAATCGGCGACGCTGTGCATGGTGCCTCAGTTTAATAGGGGCGCTCCACCGGGCGCGCTCGTCGGCGTCTCACAGCGGGCGGCCTCTAGAATCGTCGACATGGAGGCCGAGTCGGGATCGTGCATCGACGCATGAGCGCACCCCGATTCACCCTTCGGCAGGGGGTGAGGAGCCTCGCCGCGCTCGTCTGCGCCGCGCTGGCCGTCGCTGTCGTGCCGGCGGCGGCATCCGGTGCCACCGCCTCCGGAGCGGGGTCTGCGGCGTCAGTCAGCGCCGCATCCACCGTCTCCGCGTCCACCCTCACCGCCGTCACCACCGACGACATCTCCGCCTCCCTCTCCGCGGACAACGGCGGCGTGCTCACACCGACGCAAGACCTCACGGTCTCCGTCACGGTCACCAACCCCACCGATAGCGCGTACCCGGCCGGCTCCGTCTCGCTCTGGCTCGACCCGTCCCCGCAGAAGTCGCGTGCCTCCCTCAACTCCTGGCTCGCCTCCACGACGGCCGTGTCGAACAGGGTCACCATCGGCGAGGGCACCGTCACCGTTCTCGAGCCGGGCACCAGCACGGTCGTCCGGATCACGGTCCCGGCCGCCGCCGTCCCGTTCGGCACCAACCCCTCCGGCGCGGTCTACGGCATCGGTGCCACCGCCAGCGTCGGCGGCAAGACAGTGGATGCGCGGGGCAGCGTCGTCTGGAACCCCGGTGTCGCAAGCACCCGCTCCTCGGTCGGCGTCGTCATGCCGATCGTCAGCCCGTCGACCTCCGACGGACTCATCTCGGCGGCCGACCTCGCGACGTACACGTCCCCGAACGGCGTCCTCACCCGCGACCTCGACGGACTGATCGGCCACAGCACGGTCACGGTCGGCATCGACCCGATGATCGTCGCCTCCGTGCGCGCCCTCGGGAACGCGGCGCCCGCGAGCGCGACCGACTGGCTGAACCGCCTCGCCGGGCTGCCCAACGACACCTTCTCCCTCGGGTTCGGCGACGCCGACGTGACCGGTCAGGTGCAGGCGGGCATCGCGGCTCCGCTGGCGCCCACCTCGCTCGCGTACGCGCTCGATCCGAAGAACTTCACGCCGTCGCCCACGCCGGTCGGCGAGCCGTCCACCGCGACGCCCACGCCGCCCGCAGAGACGCCGTCGCCGACGCCCACCTCCGGAACCGACGTCACCCTGCCGACCCTCGACGAGCTGGTGGCCTGGAAATACTCGCTGACCGGCATCGGCTGGCCGGGAGACAACACGGTGCGCACGGCGGACCTCGCGCCGCTGGCCGCCGCCGGCCTGCGCACCGTGATCGCCTCCGGGTCCAACACCAACCAGAGCACGCTCGAGAGCACCCCCAACGCGACGCTTCCCTTCGACGGCGGCAAGCTCGTGATCTCCGACGAGGCGCTCTCCACCGCGATCCGGCAAGCGGCCTCCGCCCCCAGCGACGTCGCCTGGAACACGGCCATGTCCAAGGTCAACGCGCAGCTCGAACTGATCAGCGCGGAGGGCACCCAGAGCAAGCAGCTACTCATCTCCTTCGACCGTTCCTGGCCGTCCAGCGGCACCCAGCTGCGCCGCACCCTCGAGACCCTGTTCTCCTCCCCGTGGACGACGCCGGCCACCTTCCCGTCGACGGCGTCCGCGGCCGCGAGCTCCGGCCTCGCGCTCAGCGACGCCCCGGAGTCGCAGACCCGCATCGACGCCTTCAAGGCGCTGGTGCAGGACGAGCATTCGCTCGACGCCTTCGCGACGGTGCTCGACAAGCCGGAGACGATGACGGGACGCACCAGGGCCGAGCTGCTGACCCTGTTCGCCGTGTCGTGGCAGAACCCCCGCACCGACTGGTCTGCAGCGGTCGCCGCCTCCCGGAAGGGCACGGTCGACACCCTCCACTCGATCAAGATCCTGCCGACCGAGAACGTCAACCTGGTGAGCGCCCAGGGATCTATCCCGTTCACGGTCAGCAACGAGCTGAAGGACGAGGCGGCGAACCTCGTGCTGACGGCCGCGCCGTCCAACAGCCGGCTGGAGATCGACCAGAACGCGACCAAGCGCATCCCGCAGGACTCCCGCGCGACCATGCTGGTTCCGGTGAAGGCGAAGCTCGGCAACGGGCAGGTGGTGCTGTCGCTGCGGCTCTACAGCCCCGCCGGCGTGCCGATCGGCGACCCGAGCGCTGTGACAGTGGATGTGCACGCCGACTGGGAGGGCATCGGCGCGCTGATCTTCGGCATCCTGCTGGTGCTGCTGTTCGGCTTCGGCATCGTGCGCAACATCCTGCGCCGCCGCGACCAGCGGAGGAAGCGGCTGGCGGGGGAGAGCGGCGGAGGTGAGGGCGAGGCCGAGGTAGCCGACCCCGCCGACGCGGCCGAGCCCACCGACGCGACCGAGCCCACGCACGCGGCCGACACCACCGACGAGGCCGAGCCCACCACCCCGCCCGAGGGGGACGCCCGTGGCTAGCATCGGCCGCGCGAGCGCCGTGCTCGCTTCCGGCACGCTCGTCTCCCGGCTGCTCGGCTTCGCGAAGGCGTGGCTGCTGCTGCAGGCGATCGGCGCCGTGGCGTTCGCCTCCAACGCGTACGCCACCGCCACCATCGTCCCGAACAGCATCTACGCGATCATCGCCCAGGGCATCCTGAACGCCATCCTGGTGCCGCAGATCGTGCGCGCCTCCGTCAACGCGGACGGCGGCAAGGCGTACATCAACAAGCTGGTCACGCTCGGAATCGTCGTGTTCGCGGCCGTCGCGCTCGTCGCGACGCTGCTCTCGCCCGTGCTGATCACGCTGTTCGGTCTGCGCGGCGCGAAGGCCGACCTCGCGACGGCGTTCGCGTACTGGTCGCTCCCTCAGATCTTCTTCCTCGGCCTCTACACCCTGCTCGGCGAAGTGCTCAACGCGCGCAAGTCGTTCGGGCCGTTCACCTGGGCGCCCGTCGTCAACAACGTCATCGCGATCGGGATGCTCATCGCCTTCATCGCGATGTTCGGCGCAGACCCCGCCGGGACGCGCAGCCACGAATGGTCGGGCGGGATGGTCGCCCTGCTGGCGGGTGGCGCGACGCTCGGGGTCGCCGTGCAGGCGTTTCTGCTCTTCTTCTTCTGGCGGCGCATCGGCCTCCGCTTCCGCTTCGACTTCGGCTGGCGCGGCGTCAATCTCGGCCACGCAGGCAAGGCGGCGGGCTGGACACTTGCCATGCTGATCGCCACCCAGGTCGCCGGGCTGGTCGAGACCAACGTCGCCAACTCCGCCGGAACGGGCAACGCGGGAACGTTCGTGATGAACAACGCCTGGCTGATCTTCATGCTGCCGCATGGCATCATCGCCGTCTCGATCGTGACCAGCTTCTACACCAGGATGGCCGAGCACGCGCACCTCAGGGACACCGCGGGCTTCCGCGACGACTTCTCGTCGGCCACCCGCTCGATCATGCTGCTGATCACGTTCTCCTCCGCTGCGCTGATCGTCGTCGCGTTCCCCGTCGCGCGCGTGTTCACCGTCGACTACCAGGCGATGGGCTGGGTGCTGATCGCGTATCTCGTCGGTCTCGTGCCGTTCTCGCTCGTCTTCATGGCCCAGCGCGCCTTCTACTCCCTGGGCAATACACGCACGCCGTTCTTCTTCACGCTCGCCCAGGTGATCCTGATCGTGGTGGGCGTGCTCGTGTGCTTCGCCGTCCCCGCGCCAGCGAGGGCCGCATCCGTCGCCCTCGTCGTCTCGATCGCGAGCGTCGCGCAGGCCGCTCTCGCGTTCGCCCTTCTGCGCCGCCAGACCGGGGGAGTGGATGGGCGGCGCATTCTGAGCGGTCTGTGGCGGTTCGCGGTGGCCGCGCTGGCCGCGATGATCGCCGGCGGCGGCTTCCTGGTGATCATGGGCGGGGTGGACGAAGGTGCGTTCCCGGTGAGCGGGATCATCGGCGCCGTGGTGTCGTCCGCGGTGGTCGGTGTGGTCATGCTCGTGGTGTATTTGGGCATCCTGACACTGCTGCGTTCGCGCGATCTGCAGGCCGGTCTGGCACCGGTTCTGAACCGGTTGGGCGTCCGCTCCGAACTCACACGTGAAACGGAATAGCATCCGCCTAGGATGTGTTCTACACCTCAGCGGTCCGGTTCCGGGCCGTTACAGATAGTGCAAGGAGCTCCCGCCGTGCGGCAGATCATCATCATCGGTTCCGGCCCCGCCGGTTACACCGCAGCGATTTACGCTGCGCGTGCCAACCTCCGGCCGCTGCTGATCGCTTCCTCCGTCGAAGCAGGCGGAGAACTCATGAACACGACCGAGGTGGAGAACTTCCCCGGTTTCCCCGAGGGGATCATGGGTCCTGACCTCATGTTCAAGATGCAGGCGCAGGCCGAGAGGTTCGGCACGGAGGTCGTCCTCGACGACGTCGTGTCCGTCGACCTCACCGGCGACGTGAAGAGCGTCACCCTGGGCTCCGGTGCCAAGCACGAAGCCCTCTCGGTGATCTTCGCCACCGGTTCCGCCTACCGCAAGCTCGGTCTCCACGACGAGGAGCGCCTGTCCGGACACGGTGTGTCCTGGTGCGCCACCTGCGACGGGTTCTTCTTCCGTGAGCGCACGATCGCTGTCGTCGGCGGAGGCGACTCGGCGATGGAGGAGGCCAACTTCCTCACCCGCTTCGCGGACAAGGTCTACGTGATCCACCGCAAGGAGGAGCTGCGCGCATCCAAGATCATGCAGGAGCGCGCTTTCGCGAACGAGAAGATCGAGTTCGTGTGGAACTCCGAGGTCGTCGCCATCAACGGCGAAGAGACCGTGGAGAGCGTCACCCTGCGGGATGTGAACAGCGGCGCCGAGAGCCAGCTCGCCCTCAACGGCCTGTTCATCGCGATCGGCAACGACCCGCGCGTCCACCTGGTGCACGGTCAGCTCGACCTCACGCCGGAGGGCACCATCGCGGTCGCCGGTCGTTCGTCCAAGACCAAGGTCGCCGGTGTGTTCGCCGCCGGTGATGTGATCGACCCGACGTATCGTCAGGCCATCACGGCAGCCGCATCCGGAACGGTCGCGGCTCTCGACGCGGAGCACTACCTCACGACCCTCCCCAAAGACCTGCTGGACCAGACCGTCGAGGTCGAGTCCAGCGATCTCGAACTCACAACCACCGCATAAGGAGATATAAGAATGTCTGCAGCACGTTCGGTCACGGACGCCTCTTTCGAGAGCGATGTCCTCAACAGCGAGAAGACGATCCTCGTCGACTTCTGGGCAGAGTGGTGCGGCCCGTGTCGCGCCGTCGGCCCGATCCTCGACCAGATCGCCGCTGAGCACTCCGACAAGATCGAGATCGTGAAGCTCAACGTGGACGAGAACCCGCAGACCGCTGCGAAGTACCAGATCACCTCCATCCCCGCGATGAAGGTGTACCAGGGTGGCGAGGTCGTCAAGACCGTCATCGGCGCCAAGCCGAAGCCTGCCCTCGAAGCCGACCTGGCCGCCTACCTCGCGTAGCCGACCAGTTCTTCACAGACCCGTCCGGCGAATACGCCGGGCGGGTCTTTTTTTGTATCACCGCGCATCCCTCGATTTCGGGCACGGCGCACCACACAAATAGCATTGGCAAACGGCGTAAGAAACGGAAGACAAGTGACTGAACAGGGCAGCCCGCTTTCACGCGGCAACAATCTGGACCCGTGGTACAACCACTACGCGCAGCGCACGAGCGGCCTGGCCGCCAGTGAGGTCCGAGCCCTGTTCGCCGTCGCCAGCAGGCCAGAGGTGGTCTCCCTGGCCGGCGGCATGCCGTACGTCGCGGCCCTCCCGGAGGATCTGGTCGTCGGCGCGATGGACCGGGTGATGCGCGAGCAGGGCCCTGTGGCGCTGCAGTACGGCTCTGGCCAGGGCGTTCCTGCCCTGCGTGAGCAGATCCTGGATGTGATGGCGCTGGAGGGCATCAAGGCCAGCGCGGACGACGTGGTCGTGACGACCGGCTCGCAGCACGCGCTCGAGCTGTTCAGCAAGCTCTTCATCGACCCGGGGGATGTGGTGCTCGCCGAGGGGCCGAGCTACGTCACCGCGCTGGTGATCTTCCGCTCGTACCAGGCCGAGGTCGACCACGTGCCGATGGATGAGCACGGTCTGATCCCCGAGGCCCTCCGCGAGCACATCGCCCGGCTGAAGACCGCCGGCCGCAAGGTGAAGTTCTTGTATACGGTGCCGACGTTCCACAATCCGGCCGGTGTGACCCTCAGCTGGGAGCGCCGCCTGGAGATTCTGGAGATCTGCAAGGCCAACGACATCCTCGTGCTCGAAGACAACCCGTACGGTCTGCTCTATTTCGGTGAGCGGCCGCCGGAGGCGATGCGTTCCGTCGAGCAGGACGGTGTTGTCTATCTGGGCACGTTCTCCAAGACGCTCGCCCCCGGGTTCCGGGTCGGGTGGGCGCTGGCGCCGCACGCGATCCGCGAGAAGCTGATCCTCGCCAACGAGGCGGCCGTGCTGAGCCCCAGCTCGTTCAGCCAGCTGGTCATCTCCGAGTATCTGCGCGACGCCGACTGGAAGGGCCAGATCGACACCTTCCGCGGCGTGTACCGGGAGCGCAAGGAGACGATGATCGCCGCGCTCGAGGAGTATCTGCCCGAGCTGAGCTGGACGAACCCCAACGGCGGGTTCTACGTCTGGCTGACACTCCCGCCGCACCTCGACTCGAAGGCGATGCTTCCGCGAGCGGTCACCGAACTGGTCGCGTACACGCCGGGGACCGCGTTCTTCGCGGACGGTTCAGGCGCCCAGAACATCCGGTTGTCGTTCTGCTATCCGACGCCCGAGAGCATCCGGGTGGGTGTTCGCCGGCTGGCGAACGTCCTCAACGGCGAGCAGGACCTGCTGGACACGTTCGCCGGCACCGGCCCGCTGTTCTCCGCGCGCCGCGAACGCAACAGTCCCAACCCACCCACCGACCTGCGCTGAGCAGCCTCCAGTGTCCTGCCCGCTCGATCCCATCCCGCAGCAGGCCACCGCGCACTCATCACCCGACAGAGTTTGAAGAAAAGAGCTGATCATGGCAGAAAACGCCGCTCTCAACATCGTCGTGCTTGCCGGTGGCATCTCGCACGAGCGCGACATCTCCCTCCGCAGCGGCCGCCGCGTCGCGGACGCGCTGAACTCGCTGGGTCACCGGGTGACGTTCCGCGACCCGGATGCGTCCCTGCTCGGCTTCCTCGCCGAGAACCGACCGGATGTGGTCTGGCCGGCCCTGCACGGCGCGAGCGGTGAGGACGGCGCTCTGCGTGCCCTGCTGGAGCAGACGGGCATCCCGTTCGTCGGCTCCCGCACGGACGCCTCCCGGCTGGCCTGGTCGAAGCCGACAGCGAAGACCATCGTGGAACGCGCCGGAGTGGCGACGCCCCCGTCGGTGGCCCTCCCGAAGGAGACCTTCCGTGAGCTGGGCGCCAACAGCGTCCTGGCGACGGTGCTCGACGGTCTCGGCACGCCGCTCGTCGTGAAGCCGGCGCAGGGTGGCTCCGCGCAGGGCGTGACGATCGTGGAGCAGGCCGACGAGCTGCCGCGCGCGATGGTCGACGCGTACACCTACGCCGACGTCGCGCTGATCGAGCGCAAGGTGACGGGCGTTGAGGTGTCGGTGGCGGTCATCGACACGGGGGACGGGCCGGAAGCGCTGCCCGCCGTGGAGATCGAGCCGGTGTCCGGTGCGTACACGTTCGACGCGCGGTACAACGCGGGGGAGACGCGGTTCTACGTGCCGGCGCGGCTGGACGACGAGGCCGCCGCTGCGGTGGCGTCGGCTGCGACGACGGCGCACGTCGCGCTCGGCCTCCGCCACCTGTCCCGCATCGACCTCATCGTGGACGAAGCCGGGGTGCCGTGGTTCCTGGAGGCGAACGTGCTCCCGGGTCTGACGGAGACGTCGATCATGCCGCAGGCAATCGCGGCGTCGGGGCGCGACCTCGGGGATGTGTACGCGGCGCTGGCGCTAGCGGCTATCGCGGAGGCGTGACGGGGTCGCGGCGGGTGGCGGCTCCGATCGACCGCTAGTCGGGCCGCGGGGTCAACTGACTCGCGGCCCTAGCTAACTCGCGGCGTCAGCGGACTCGCGGCGTCAGCGTACCCGCGGAGTCAGGGGGGACCCGCTGCGTCAGTGCACCCGCCGCGTCAGCTGAAGGTCGGCCTGGTGTAGCTCGGCTGCCCGATCTCATCCAGGATGCGGTTGAGGTCCTGAATCGTCGCGAAATCCACCACGATCTGGCCTTTTCTCGCGCCGAGTGAGATCTTGACCCGCGTATTCAGACGGTCCCCGAGCTTCTCGGCGATCTCATCCAGGTGCCCACGGTGTTTGCCCGCCGTCGCTTTCGACCGCACCGGTTTCGGACTCGTGCTCGCCGCAGCCTCGGCCGCGCGCACCGAAAGCTCTTCGTTGACGATCTTGTCCGCGAGTCGCGCCATGGCTTCTTCGTCGTCCCCGACGGACAGGATCGCCCGCGCGTGACCCGCACTCAGAACGCCGGCCGCCACGCGGCTCTGCACGCTGGACGGCAGCTTGAGAAGACGCAGGGTGTTGGTGATCTGTGGGCGCGAACGTCCGATCCGCGTAGCAAGCTCTTCCTGGGTGATCCCAAAATCAGCAAGAAGCTGCTGGTACGCCGATGCTTCTTCAAGCGGGTTGAGCTGTGAGCGGTGAAGGTTCTCGAGCAACGCATCCCGGAGCATGTCCTCATCGGCGGTCTCTTTGACCACCGCCGGGATGGAGTCGAGCCCGAGTTCTTTCGTCGCGCGCAGGCGGCGCTCGCCCATGATCAGCTCGAACTTGTCCGGCTGCCCAGCGATCGGCCGCACGACAACCGGCTGCAGCACGCCCACTTCCCGGATGCTCGCCACAAGCTCGTCCAGCGCCTCGCGGTCGAACTCGGTGCGCGGCTGCACAGCGTTCGGCACGATGTCAGCGGGGGAGAGGTTGGCAAGCCGGGCACCCGGGACGGCGACTAGGCCATCCGATGCAGCGTTTGCGGAGGAGTCGGGGAAGAACACGTCGACGGGACGCGCCGACTGGTCGGTGGTGGGGATGAGCGCGCCGATTCCTCGGCCCAATCCTGTGCGCTTCGCTGCCATTAGCGGGGTGCTCCTCTGCGTGCGATCTCGGCGGCGGCTTCCAGATAGGAGAGCGAGCCGGACGAATTCGTGTCGTAACTGATGACGCTCTGCCCGTAGCTCGGTGCTTCCGAGATGCGGACCGAACGCGGAATGATGGTCTTCAGGACTTCCTTGGGGAAGTGATCCCGCACATCCTCGGCGACCTGATGGGCCAGATTGGTGCGGGAGTCGTACATGGTCAGCAGGATCGTGGACACCTGAAGCTTGGGGTTGAGGTGCCGCTCGATCAGCTGAATGTTTTTGAGCAGCTGGCTCAGGCCCTCCAGAGCGTAATACTCGCACTGGATGGGGATGAGCACCTCGGTCGCGGCCACGAATGCGTTGATCGTGAGCAATCCGAGCGACGGGGGGCAGTCGATCAGGACGTAGTCGAAGTCGTATTCGTCGAGGAACCTTGTCAGGGCGCGCCCCAGGCGCTGCTCACGCGCAACCATCGACACGAGTTCGATTTCTGCGCCGGCGAGGTCGATTGTCGCCGGGACCACGAACAGTCCATCGAACTCCGGAGACTTCTGAATCACCTCGTCTAGCTCTTTGTCGTTGACGATCACGTCGTAGACGCTGGGAGTGCCCTCACGGTGCTCAACGCTGAGAGCAGTGGATGCGTTTCCCTGCGGATCCAGGTCGATCACCAGCACCCGAGCACCCGACTTCGCGAGTGCAGCGGAGAGATTCACGACGGTGGTAGTCTTCCCGACCCCGCCCTTTTGATTAGAAATGGTGAAGATACGGGTCCGCGACGGCAGGGGGAGTGTCTCGGAGGCGATAGCCTCCCGTCGACGGGTCAGTTCGTGGATTTCCTGCGCCAGGGGAGTGGATGCGTCGAAGCCGGTCGGGCTCGATCCGACCTGGGCATCCTGGTCCGGTTGTTTCACGTGAAACCTTGTCGCTCGATCATGGTGCACGGCACCGGGTGTCTGAGTACGGGGTCGCATGCGCTCTGCGGCCATCAGTCAACTCTATCTTGGATGGTGTGCTTGCCATTCCGATTCGCGGCACGCTGTGGATAGTTGGAGGCTGTGGGAAATGTGGGGAGTGGCCCGAGATGATGGTTGCCTCGGCTCGCGCCGCCGGGTAGCTCTAGGCAGCGGGGATGTACTCCTTAGATTGCCTCGAAACCGCTCACATCTACATAGGAATTCGGCGCGCCGGTCCTCGCGAGCTCCTCGCACCGTTCGCGGGCTGCGCCGCTCGTCCATGTCGGCGCTTCCTGGGCTACAGTTTCACGTGAAACGCTCGGCGCGTCCCGCGCGGCGACTCGTTCCGTCACCGATCGCGTAAAGGGTGCGGGCTCGGCATATCTGGCGCACAGGCCTCCCAATCATGCGGACGTTAGGCGCACGGCTCCTGCGAGTGGATGTGCGGGCCAGGCGGAACCAGTTCGCGCACCAATTAGTGCCTGTAGGGACGATGTGATGTGATGTGCGCCGGGGGGGACTGCTGGTCCTGAGCGGCGGAGGAGCAGTGTCGGGTGGCGGATTGCGCCGTCCAGAGTGACCCGACTTGAACGGCGCGCGCAGGATTCCGCGTGCCGCTCATGTCGGCGCGCGGAGTTGCCGACACCTTCCCTGGTGATGCGACTTCCTGGGATCGCAGCCACGCTGCTCGACCGGGGGCGGGCGGCTGGACAGCGGGCCACTCCCATTACATTGACCACCGCGGTGAAAGCGATCTCACGCTCTCTGGTCGGACCCGGATACACCAACTCGTTTCCAGTGAGGAGCGAGGACACCCCTGGCCAGATACCAGCACCGAGGCACACACGAAACCGGTTCTAGCGACGGGCAAGCGCCCCCACATGACAGGCGATAGCCGCACCGGGCGCGCCCGGCGACGGCCAGTTCAGGTGCCCGTTTCACGTGAAACGCCGTCCAGTCACGCTGCGATCCCCGCGCCGGTCTCTATATGTCGGACGCGAATTGCGCTGGGAACCCAGTAGGCCGCGCCGATCGCCACACGCCCATCCAACGATCCCCGATCCACACGCGCGCACCTGAATCGACCTCAACTCCGCGCCCGGCACGGCCCGCCAATACCATTTGCGTCGTCGCGGGCAACAGGAAGCCGACGAAGTAGATTCACCCAGGTCAAGCGACTCATCGGAGAGCGCGGGTTGATAAGGATCCTCAGGTCTCACGTCACACCCCGTTTCCCCGCATTGCCTCACGTCTATTGCGGAGCCACGAGGGAAGCAACTCCACCTGACGCTCACGAGGCAACAACTCCACGCCGAACTGGCTGCGTCGGTCTGTGCCCGCGACCGCTGCGCCGACCGGGGTACCCCACCGCATTCATCACCACCGATAGGCAGCGACAGGTGCAGCCGCAGCCGACCGGCGCTGGGCCCTACCACGCCGCCATGCGCCAGCAATGAACGCCCCAACGGCATCAAGCCGCGAAGTGCCACGACCTTCGGCTCAGCGTAGAGCAGAGCTCCGCCGTACGCCGCCACCCCTAGTAGGACCTACACACCGTCGAGGAACCAACACGAACGCGATCAGACTTCGAGCCCGCAATATCCCGAAACACCAAAACAGCACCCACTATCAGGGCATAAACCCCCGAAAACACACCCGCTTCAGTGCCACAGGAGCGATCCTAAGCGCCTCTTGCTACCTCACGGTCGCGCGGATTACCCTCGTGACCTCGTCCAGGACGTCCTGACCAAGGGTCATAACCTCGATTTCG encodes the following:
- a CDS encoding CCA tRNA nucleotidyltransferase, translated to MHSVADSLARLGDLARSATVATLASAFSGAGYELALVGGPVRDALLDRPVHDLDFTTDARPDDILRVVSPLADAVWDIGRQFGTIGARFGDDTVEITTYRTDSYDGETRKPDVEFGDTLEGDLLRRDFTVNALALRIPEVKLVDPSGGVEHLLSRTLTTPSTPAVSFGDDPLRMMRAARFTSQLGFTVDDETKDAMAELAGRIEIVSAERVRDELSKLLCTDDPRPGIELLVATGLAAQVIPEIPALRLEIDEHHHHKDVYQHSLTVLDQAIGYEKERHPGEAPDLVLRLAAILHDIGKPATRRLEPGGVVSFYHHDVVGAKLAKKRLTALRFDKATIDSVSRLIELHLRFFGYADAHWTDSAVRRYIRDAGPELERLHMLTRADVTTRNRRKADRLGFAYDDLEARIAELKEREELDAVRPDLDGEQVMRILGLKPSREVGQAMKFLLELRLDDGPLGEEEATRRLLEWWDAQH
- a CDS encoding DUF6049 family protein, with product MSAPRFTLRQGVRSLAALVCAALAVAVVPAAASGATASGAGSAASVSAASTVSASTLTAVTTDDISASLSADNGGVLTPTQDLTVSVTVTNPTDSAYPAGSVSLWLDPSPQKSRASLNSWLASTTAVSNRVTIGEGTVTVLEPGTSTVVRITVPAAAVPFGTNPSGAVYGIGATASVGGKTVDARGSVVWNPGVASTRSSVGVVMPIVSPSTSDGLISAADLATYTSPNGVLTRDLDGLIGHSTVTVGIDPMIVASVRALGNAAPASATDWLNRLAGLPNDTFSLGFGDADVTGQVQAGIAAPLAPTSLAYALDPKNFTPSPTPVGEPSTATPTPPAETPSPTPTSGTDVTLPTLDELVAWKYSLTGIGWPGDNTVRTADLAPLAAAGLRTVIASGSNTNQSTLESTPNATLPFDGGKLVISDEALSTAIRQAASAPSDVAWNTAMSKVNAQLELISAEGTQSKQLLISFDRSWPSSGTQLRRTLETLFSSPWTTPATFPSTASAAASSGLALSDAPESQTRIDAFKALVQDEHSLDAFATVLDKPETMTGRTRAELLTLFAVSWQNPRTDWSAAVAASRKGTVDTLHSIKILPTENVNLVSAQGSIPFTVSNELKDEAANLVLTAAPSNSRLEIDQNATKRIPQDSRATMLVPVKAKLGNGQVVLSLRLYSPAGVPIGDPSAVTVDVHADWEGIGALIFGILLVLLFGFGIVRNILRRRDQRRKRLAGESGGGEGEAEVADPADAAEPTDATEPTHAADTTDEAEPTTPPEGDARG
- a CDS encoding lipid II flippase MurJ, which translates into the protein MASIGRASAVLASGTLVSRLLGFAKAWLLLQAIGAVAFASNAYATATIVPNSIYAIIAQGILNAILVPQIVRASVNADGGKAYINKLVTLGIVVFAAVALVATLLSPVLITLFGLRGAKADLATAFAYWSLPQIFFLGLYTLLGEVLNARKSFGPFTWAPVVNNVIAIGMLIAFIAMFGADPAGTRSHEWSGGMVALLAGGATLGVAVQAFLLFFFWRRIGLRFRFDFGWRGVNLGHAGKAAGWTLAMLIATQVAGLVETNVANSAGTGNAGTFVMNNAWLIFMLPHGIIAVSIVTSFYTRMAEHAHLRDTAGFRDDFSSATRSIMLLITFSSAALIVVAFPVARVFTVDYQAMGWVLIAYLVGLVPFSLVFMAQRAFYSLGNTRTPFFFTLAQVILIVVGVLVCFAVPAPARAASVALVVSIASVAQAALAFALLRRQTGGVDGRRILSGLWRFAVAALAAMIAGGGFLVIMGGVDEGAFPVSGIIGAVVSSAVVGVVMLVVYLGILTLLRSRDLQAGLAPVLNRLGVRSELTRETE
- the trxB gene encoding thioredoxin-disulfide reductase, with product MRQIIIIGSGPAGYTAAIYAARANLRPLLIASSVEAGGELMNTTEVENFPGFPEGIMGPDLMFKMQAQAERFGTEVVLDDVVSVDLTGDVKSVTLGSGAKHEALSVIFATGSAYRKLGLHDEERLSGHGVSWCATCDGFFFRERTIAVVGGGDSAMEEANFLTRFADKVYVIHRKEELRASKIMQERAFANEKIEFVWNSEVVAINGEETVESVTLRDVNSGAESQLALNGLFIAIGNDPRVHLVHGQLDLTPEGTIAVAGRSSKTKVAGVFAAGDVIDPTYRQAITAAASGTVAALDAEHYLTTLPKDLLDQTVEVESSDLELTTTA
- the trxA gene encoding thioredoxin, giving the protein MSAARSVTDASFESDVLNSEKTILVDFWAEWCGPCRAVGPILDQIAAEHSDKIEIVKLNVDENPQTAAKYQITSIPAMKVYQGGEVVKTVIGAKPKPALEADLAAYLA
- a CDS encoding PLP-dependent aminotransferase family protein, translated to MTEQGSPLSRGNNLDPWYNHYAQRTSGLAASEVRALFAVASRPEVVSLAGGMPYVAALPEDLVVGAMDRVMREQGPVALQYGSGQGVPALREQILDVMALEGIKASADDVVVTTGSQHALELFSKLFIDPGDVVLAEGPSYVTALVIFRSYQAEVDHVPMDEHGLIPEALREHIARLKTAGRKVKFLYTVPTFHNPAGVTLSWERRLEILEICKANDILVLEDNPYGLLYFGERPPEAMRSVEQDGVVYLGTFSKTLAPGFRVGWALAPHAIREKLILANEAAVLSPSSFSQLVISEYLRDADWKGQIDTFRGVYRERKETMIAALEEYLPELSWTNPNGGFYVWLTLPPHLDSKAMLPRAVTELVAYTPGTAFFADGSGAQNIRLSFCYPTPESIRVGVRRLANVLNGEQDLLDTFAGTGPLFSARRERNSPNPPTDLR
- a CDS encoding D-alanine--D-alanine ligase translates to MAENAALNIVVLAGGISHERDISLRSGRRVADALNSLGHRVTFRDPDASLLGFLAENRPDVVWPALHGASGEDGALRALLEQTGIPFVGSRTDASRLAWSKPTAKTIVERAGVATPPSVALPKETFRELGANSVLATVLDGLGTPLVVKPAQGGSAQGVTIVEQADELPRAMVDAYTYADVALIERKVTGVEVSVAVIDTGDGPEALPAVEIEPVSGAYTFDARYNAGETRFYVPARLDDEAAAAVASAATTAHVALGLRHLSRIDLIVDEAGVPWFLEANVLPGLTETSIMPQAIAASGRDLGDVYAALALAAIAEA